The stretch of DNA TGTTGATCAAATTGTTGCTAATGTGAAGAAAGCAGATAAAGGAGATATTGTACTCCTCCACGCTTCCGATTCAGCAAAACAGACAGCAAATGCGTTACCAGGGATTCTACAAGATGTCCGAAGTAAAGGATTAAAACTTGTCACTGTATCAGAGTTAATTGCAAATGGAGCAGTAGAATCCAAAGAAATTAAATAAGAAATCAAAGAAAAAACCGTCCACTTTATTAAATGGACGGTTTTTTGCTCGCTTTTTTTGAAGCATTTCCTCTTTTATTGGTTGTTTTATTGCTCTCTATCCGCTGTCTTTCCTGCTGCGATTTCAGATTTAATTTGTGAAGTATTAATAATTGATAAGCATTACATGCCAATAAGGGAAACAACATTAAATAAACCCAGCTATGTTCATTAACACGTAAAACAGGGAACCACTCGATAACCGTTACTACAATCATAAAAAAGAGTGCTGGAATAAAAGCCTCTCGATTCGTTTGTTTGGCTTTAAACCATGCGGTAACTAAAGCAGGAATGAAAAGAAGTACCGCTAGACCGATATAGGGCATGACGCTGTCCCTTGAATTTGCAAAGGTCTCATAACGTAAATAAACCAGGTCAAATAATACAAATAGAATTAAAACTACTTGAACTCCATTCCAAAGTGAAACAGATTTAAAGATACCTAAGCCAAAGCGGTGGACAGTTAGGTAGGCAAAATAGCCCATTTGACTAATAACACTATAAAGAAGGCCCCATAAAATAAACCAAAAAAGGGCGGATAATATATTGATGATTCGAAAATCGGTGAAATAGTGCACATATTCATTCCAATTGATAATAAAGCCTACAATTGCTGTTGTAATTACGCCAATTAATAGCGTAGTCATGAACAGCCTAACCCAAATACGACTCGTCACACCATTATCCTCCAATAATTTAAAATAAATTCCATACTGATTGTACCAATCCAAATATAAAAAATCCATCTTTTCAATTTCCTCACGCATAATCTGCCGCTCTTTTCTTCATCCTAAAAATTAAGGAGTCTTATGTGAAAGGAGCTTTTTTATATGAAAGGAAATAGCCTTATCCCTCTCTTGCTTTTCACCATGCTTTTATCAAGTTGTGCCTCTCCAGAAGCGAGTGGCGGAGAACAAGTAGACTATGAAGCCACAAAAAAGATGGTTGTGGATATACTTAAAACGGATGATGGTAAGAAGGCAATCCAAGAGGTAATGTCTGACGATAAGATGAAAGAAACACTGGTTATGGACCAAAAGGTTGTATCTGATACTATCCAGCAAACACTCACTTCAGAAAACGCCACTGAGTTTTGGAAAAAAACCTTTAGTGATGAAAAGTTTGCCCAAGGTATAGCAAAAAGCATGAGAACCGAGAATGAAAAACTTTTAAAGGATTTGATGAAAGATCCAGAGTATAGAGGCATGATGATTGAAGTTTTTAAGGAACCGGAAATTCAAAAGGAAATGGCAGATGCACTAAAAAGCAAAGAATATCGGGAACATCTACAAACAGTCATCTCAGAAACACTGGAAAGTCCACTTTTCAAAGTAAAAATGCAAGAATTACTCTTAAAGGCTGCGGAAGCAACGAAGAAGGAAGAAGAAAAAGAAGGCGAGTCTTAAATACTAATAACTGAAAAACCTCTTCCGATTTTCGGAAGAGGCTTTCTTTTTACTTTTTCAGCAGGCTAGTCATTTTCTCTGCAATTTCTAAATAAATTTTTCCTAATTGATGGTCTTCCTGATATACGGATGGAGCAAAGTCATCATCATTCCAATCAGGCTGATTGAGAGGAAGACGTCCAAGAACTTCTGTATTCAGGTCTTCGGCCAATTTATCACCGCCGCCTTTACCAAATACATATTCCTTTTCACCAGTAACCTTACTTTCAAAGTAGGCCATATTTTCAATAATCCCTAGAATTTCATGATCTGTTCTCAGTGCCATTGCACCTGCACGTGCTGCAACAAATGCTGCAGTGGGATGTGGGGTTGTTACAATGACTTCTTTACAAGCCGGAAGCATCGTATGGACATCCAATGCGACGTCACCTGTACCTGGAGGTAAGTCTAATAGTAAATAGTCAACTTCTCCCCATTCCACTTCATTAAAGAAGCTATTTAACATTTTCCCTAACATAGGACCACGCCAAATGATAGGAGAATTATCTTCTACAAAGAAGCCCATTGAAATGACTTTAACGCCAAATCGCTCAACAGGCAGGATCTTTTCTCCTCTAACAACAGGTCTTTTCGTGATTCCCATCATATCAGGAACACTAAAGCCATAAATATCAGCGTCAACTAAACCTACTTTTTTGCCTAGTCGTGCAAGGGCAACTGCAAGGTTGACGGATACTGTTGATTTACCAACTCCGCCTTTTCCGCTCGCAATAGCGATAAAAGTAGTTTTATTAGAAGCCAGTAAACCTTTGTCTTCCGATTCACTTGCAGCCTGACGGTGTTGTGCTAATACACTTTCTGGTAACTCACTAAATCTGATTCCTACTGTTTGTGCCCCAGCTTCTTTTAACAGATTAACTACTTGTGTTTGAAGCTGTAATTGTTCGGCTGTTCCAGTCTTTGCAATCTGCAATTTCACGCTAACATGGCTTTTTTCTTCTTTAATTTTTATTTCTTCGATAGCATTTAATTCTGCTAACGTTTTATGTAAAAATGGTTCTTTTAAGCTCCCTAATACTTCTTTAACCTTCACTTCTGTTAACATGTAAACAAACACCTCACCTAATGAATTCGTTTCCAGTTTTCAGTATACCATAACTTTTTATAGAAACAGTTAAATGAATCACTGACCCTATCATTCCAAAAAAAAGAAGGTGTAAAACCACCTTTTTTAATCTTCTATCTTCAGTTCCTTCTCTTTCGTGAAATAACGGACAACACCTTGATAGATTGATGCCGCTATCTTTTCCTGATATGCCTCCTTTTTTAACTGTTCTCTTTCGTGTGGGTTAGATAGAAAGCCTACTTCTACAAGTACTCCTGGCTTTTTTGCATTTTTTAAAATATAAACAGAATTAATTGGCTTCGCTTTTCGCGTTGTATTTTCCAAATTTACAATTAGTTCATCCTGAATGAATTTTGCCGCTTTAGCATTTTCTTTAAAATGAGGCGCATAAAAAGTTTGGGCCCCGCTCCATCTTGAAGATGGAATCGCATTTAAATGAATGCTGACAAATAAATCATTATCTGAGTTGTTTATCATTTTCAACCGTTTTTTCAAGTCCTCGACTTTCCTTCTGCTATATCCTTTGGTACCTTCATCTGCTAAATCCCTATCTGTTTCTCTGGTCATGACAACCAAGGCTCCCTGCTCCTGCAAATAATCTCTGACTTTTAATGAAATATCTAAGGCAATGTCTTTCTCTAATGCTTTGGAATTTCCAGCTCCCCCATCTGGGCCGCCATGGCCGGGGTCAAGCAATATAATTTTGCCTGATAAGGGAAGATTCCATGAATCTCCCCATGTATCTTCTTTGACAAAATCATATTGCAAAATCAGAAATAGAAGAAGTAAACCAACAGAAAAACCAATGACCTTTAATTTTTTCTTTGACACCCAAATCATTCCTTCCCGCTCGTCCCTATTCACTTAACTATATGGGACAAGGGACCTGTTTAGAACTTGGAAGAAATGAGAAAGTGAAGCACCAGGAATATTAATAGTCCTGGTGCTTGATCTAATCAATATATTAATGTAATCGAAGCTTGCGGCGTCTTTGGGCCTTTTCATATCCCTCTTTCCACCATACATCTATATAGCCCTCACAGGAGTAATAGAGCGTTTCACTCATTGTCCCCTCTTCACCATTCCCCCAATAAAGGAGGAAATTGTATAGGGTATCAATTAAATGTTTTTCTTCTCTATGACAACGTTTACGTACCTCATCTATATTTTCACCATAATAACCAAATTTACTGAATTTAGCTCCTAATAAGTAGGCTTCCAATGCTACGTCATAACAAGCCTCTTCAATTCCTGTATTCATCACAAAACTTTGCGCAATTCTTGTTGAGCCAAAATACTGCTGCACTCGTTCTTTTAGCGTTTTTACGGATAAGTCCTTTAGTACGGACCGCTCGTATTTTAATTGTTTATCGCGACGCTTTTCTTTAAAGGTTGTAATTACAGTCACTCGCTTTTCACCTCTTAGGACTATTCTTCATCCCTAGGTCATAAGAAATGCAACCTACAAAGCGTTTTGTATTGCCAATTTTTATCCTAATAGGTAAAACAAAACTTTACTGATGCTTTCCAATAGGATTCAATCCCCACAATTGCTTTCTCTTATGGGAAAACTTCATTTGGAATAAATACTTCGGGCATACCAGCAGCATAAGGTGATATTTCTGATTCCAAAAACTTTATAGAAATTCCATTGGCTGTAAAATAAAACGGACGATTATTATCGATTGTCACATTCTGAAGATCTTCACTAAATATCTCTTCTCGTTTCGATAACTCGGTGATCACATATTGTTTAATGGCATGTAGGTTTGCTTCATTTTTGGCGACATCGCCTAAAAGGATGAGATCTCCTGTTGATACATTAAAGTTATAGGATGTCACATTTGTCGAACCATGGGCACCTCCTGCATAGGTATGGTCGAATATTAATACGCTTAGCAGATTATTTTCATTATACTTAACCTCATAGGATACCAGGTATTCATAGGAATATATATACTCCATTTCCTCAGGGACTGGATGGCCGTTTTGTTCTTCATATCTCTGTCGCTGTTTTTTCTCCTCTTCCTCAAGAAGTAAAAGGTGTTGATACGAACTGTCTATATGTTTTTCTAATGTCTCATTTATTTTTTCCTCTATAGATTTACAAGACAATGGCATATTACTTGTTTTAGGATAATCAAGCGTTTCTTGATATTTCGCTTTTATAATTTCAATTGACTGGGATTGTTTTTCACAACCTCCATTATTCCCACTTTGATTAATGGGAAAATCTACAATGTTTTCATCAGGAATTGTTGGAGGTGTTTCATTAATTATCGTGGTAACACCACCACCATTATTTTCTGAACTACCAAAAAAGAAGATTGTTACAACATAAAAAATTAAAGAAAAAAATAAAATAACTAAAAAAATGAACAGACTTAAAATCTTCTTATTCATTTACATCCACCCCCAGTACTCCAATTCATGATTATTTCATGCACCGACCGTACTATATATATGCTTGATATTCTCATACCGGAAGCAAATGAATAAGATTTTTACAAAAAAAGATCACAGCCAAAATGGTTGGAACCTTAGAAATAAACATAACCATTAGGAACTAATGAACACCGCTAGGGCCTTTAGGAACTTTATTTACGGAATATGGAGAAAATCCAATCCCATCTATCTTTAGGTTTTAGAATCGATTTTTCTAAACGTTTATTGAATTCATTTTGAGAAAGCCACTCTTTTTTCATTTCTTCTTTGAGATTTTCTAATTCTATTTGTAAATATTCACTCTTTTCTTTTTCCTGTTCCAGCAATGTTTCGTAATGGATCTTTTCCTGTTCAGATAATTTTTCAATCCTAGCTTGCGTTTTTTGTGCTGAATTTGAAATGTTAGAACTTAAATCATGATGATCTTGCTTAAGCCTCGAAACGGTAGTTTTAAGTTCTGTAATATCGTTTATTACTTGAACATTCATTTCACGCGTGGCTACGAGTTCACTGGCTAAATATGCTAATATCTCTTTTATGTGCTTGGGATCTTGAGGTAAATTGTCATATGTATCGGCTACCGCAATCTCTGTTTCATTTAATCCTTTTAATTTTTCTTTTTGTTGATATGCAAGATCTTTAGCTGTATCGTCTAGGGGCTTGTCCGTATCGCGTAACGCTATAAGGGCTTCCATGTCGGATTGAACAAAGATACGCCGGTCTCCCTCTTTTAAAAACTCATAGCCATTTCGCTCTAAGATTTGTCCATACTTTCGAACAGTAGGTGTTGCAATCCCAGCCACCTCTGCCACCTCCTTAGAAGTGAAAGAGCGTTCAAACGGTTGAATATCATTTCGCATATCTGACCACCTTTTTTTATTCTAAATATGAAGGGTTATAGTTGAGTTTTCAAGAGCCATATCACCTAGCGATACAAATAAAAAAGAGACGATTTCCCCCTTTACTTGTCAAGCCTTATCCTGAAAGTTGGGCGTATCGGGTAGTGATATACTCTAACGAGATTTAATTCACATGGCATATCGCCCATCGATACGATTTTTTTGAACGTCCGAATTTACGTATTATCATTCAATAAAAATAATGTGCCTTTTTTGTCATGTAAAGATGGAAATTTGATAAAACATCCTTCCAATCATTTGCTGCTATCTTTGGAACCCAAAATAGACTTGAGGCAAAATTTTCTTACTATTTATCAATAATTTTAGATACTTGTCCATTCAATTTTTATTTACCATCATATTTTATTATAAGTATGTGATAGATTTTCTTAATCCTATGATTATTATTTTGACTTTACTAGAAAACCAAAAGGGGAGTGTAAGGAATGGCAGATAGTACATTCAATTTAGATACTGAAATTCTTGATTTAAACGGAGCAGAAGATGTTCATCAGCAAGACATTTCTGAACTTGGAGCACTTACAACTCGTATTAATGAGTTAGCGGCGAACATGATAAAGAGAGAAATTTGTTTAAAAGACAAATTGGAAGCTAAAAAAGGAGATATAGCTTCAATTACCGCAAGCTTTGAAAACAGCCAAAATGAAATTGCAGAACTTCACAAGCAAATAGCCGAAATGAGAGCAACTAATGAAAAAAGTTTGATTGGGGAGTTAAGGGTTCTAGTAGCTGAGCAAGAAATGCAGTTACAAGGTCTAAAAGAAGCAATTGGCACCAAAGAACAAATAATCACGTCATTTGCTGTAAGTCTAGAAAACAGTAAAAAGGAAATTGCAGAACTTAATAAACAAGTAGAAGAAATGAAAGCAACAAATGAAAGTCAAGAAACATTGCTTGGAGAGTACAAAGAAAAACTTGATTCGTTAATCCGGGAAGTATCACTATTAACCACTCAAAAAAGTGAATCACTAGCTGAAGAAAGTTCTGCGCTGAAAGCAGAGTCGAACACTCAAGTGTTGACAGCAGAGTCGGAAACTAAAGAAGAAAAATTGGTATTGAAAACAGAGCCAATTGTTAAAGAAGAAAATTCTGTGCTAAAAAAAGACCGCAAAGCTCAAAAGAAAAAGCTTAAAAAATTGTTGAAACAGAACCCAAATGCGAATGAAATGATTTTAGCAGAACAACTAGGGGTAGACAGTTCATATATAATTGGGCTTCGAAAAGAATTTGATATTTGAATGTTTGATTAAAGGGCCTTCTAAAGCCCTTTTTCTTTTACTCCGGATTAACCCTCACATAGGTTTGGTTATGGAACTTCATGACCATCCGGTTTCCGTATATTATCATAATTCAACAAAAATAGTTTATTATTTCCCTGAAAATACAAACTTCGACTTGTTCAGCGATTTTTCTACTTTATTCAGTTTGTTGATTAAATTTGCTGCAAAAGGAGACCTCCAAAAAGAAAGTCTCCTCGCATCAATCAATATAATAAAAACTTCTCACGAACCTCTTTAAATTCATCCAAACCAGTCTGCCATGCTGCTTTCATATCCTCAATACTTTTCCCTGCTTCAATATCAGCACGGATCGAACCATTACCGACAAGGTTATCGAAGAAAGAGATTCCTGCTGCACTAGGTGTTCTAAATTGAAATTCATTTGGATACATATCATGTATTGTTTTTACGATGTATAATCCTGTTTCAAACGGTTTATATGCATCTCTGTCTGTGATATGAATTTGAACACCATGACTTAACACATTCGCATGTTTCGAGAAAGTCGGAATAAATGACGCTGCACGGAATGTGACTCCAGGCAATTTGTATGAGTTTAACTTCGCTGCCAAGTTGTCGCTATTGATAAACGGTGCTCCAATCAATTCAAATGGCTTGGTTGTACCTCTCCCCTCGGATACATTGGTTCCTTCAATGAGAGCAGCCCCTGGGTAGACGATAGCAGTTTCTAATGTTGGCATGTTCGGTGACGGAAGGACCCACTCTAATGGCGTTTCATCGTAATACATATTCCGCTTCCAGCCTTCCATTTCCACCACGGTTAAATCTGCTCCAATTTCAAATTCACTATTAAAAAGCTTGGCTAATTCTCCTACAGTCATACCATGACGTACTGGTATCGGGTACTCACCAATGAATGACGAGTACTTATCCTCTAATACTGGTCCTTCGACTTTGGTTCCGCTAATTGGATTCGGCCGGTCAAGAACAATAATCGGAATATTATTTTCCTTTGCCGCTTCCATAGCTAACGCCATTGTATAAATGTACGTGTAAAAACGTGTCCCGACATCTTGGATATCAAATAACAATACATCTACATTGCTAAGCATTTCAGGCGTTGGCTTTTTGGTCTTTCCATATAAACTGTATACAGGAAGTCCTGTTTTTTCATCCGTATATTGTTCAACATATGCACCTGCTTGTGCACTTCCTCTTACACCATGCTCAGGACCGTAAAGAGCAGTCAGGTTCACTTCGGGATTATTAAAGAGTAAATCTACAATGCTCGTAACGTTCTGATCCACTCCGGTTGGATTGGTGATCAAACCAACGCGTTTATCCTTTATCAGATCAAGTTCATCCTGCAACAAGACCTCGATGCCTAAACGGAACTTTTTATTCTTTTTCTCTTTATCGTTCTTGGCCATGGCTGCAGAAACAGTAGAAAGTAGTAGAACGAGCGCCACTAAACCTATAAGCAACTTTTTCAATAGTATCCCTCCCTTTTATCTATTCCTAACCTAATATCCTAATCCGTGGTCAAATCCATATAATACACTGCCATCATGGTTGTAAATCGTTACTGGCAGTTTTCCAGTTGGATTGTTTTTACCAAATATCGTGTTTGCTGTTGCCTCAAAGCTTGCCGGTTTAAAACCGTATTGAACAAGATAGGCGTCTACATCCTTATAGGACATAACGTCATACGGATTTCTCGCACCAACTGCAACTACAGGAACCCCAGTTTCAATCAGTTGTCTTGTCATTACCATTTGACTAGCGTCTTGGGCCCTGCCGCTAACACTTGAGGTGTAGGTTCCGACAATGATGTATTTTGCATCCTGTACTTGTGCTAGTTGTGCGGTATTAAGCGGACCTGAAGCATTTATATAAACGGCGGCAGGATGGTGTTTTTGGATCTCTCCTGCAAGCAGTTGGATGGAGAATCCAGAACCACCAACGACAACAATCTTATCTTCAGGAGAAACATTGAGCGGAAGCACAGCATCATTTTTCACCAGTGTGATCGACTTTTCCGCTGCTTCTTTCTCAATGGCTTTATGCTCAGGTGAGCCTACCACCTGCAGTGCATTTGCTGCCTTTTCATCCAGACTCTTTTCTACCTCAGGCTTAACAATACTTCTATTTAGTTTCAAGGTTAAAACTCGCTCAACTGATTGCTCCAGTCTATCTTCTGATATATCGCCAGAGTTAACCGCCTCGTAGAGACCATTTGCCACAGCCTCAATTCCAACTGGCATGAGGAGTATGTCCGCTCCTGCTTTAACGGCACGGATGGCCGCGTCAACTGGTCCGAAATGCTCTGAGATAGCCCCCATGTTCATCGCATCGGTAACAATCACTCCCTTAAAGCCCATATCTTCGCGCATTAGCCCGGTTAATACTTTATGAGAGAGCGTTGCAGGTACTGCAATTTCTGTTCCATCCTTTTTAGAAATAGCTTTCGTATCATCAATTTTCGGGAAGGTCACGTGTGCTGTCATAATAGCATCAATTCCCGCATCCATTGCCTGTTGGAACGGATATAATTCCACTTTTTTCAAACGGTCAATATCATGTGGTACTTCTGAAAGTCCTATATGCGAATCAACTGCTGTGTCACCATGACCTGGAAAATGCTTTGCAGTTGCCGCTGTTCCCGTCTCATGAAGGCCTTTAATATAGGCGTTGCCTAATTTTCCAACTAAATCAGGATTCTCACCGAAAGAACGAACACCAATTACCGGATTATCTGGATTGTTGTTTACATCCAACACTGGTCCAAAATTCATATTAATACCAAGTGCATTCAGCTCTTCGCCAATCGCTTTACCAACCTTTTCGGCAGTTTCTTCAGAGCGAGTTGCTCCCAGTGCCATATTTCCTGGCATATCGGTACCAGTTTGCAAACGTGTAACGATTCCGCCTTCCTGGTCAATGGAAATTAGCAGTCCGTACTTTTCCGCAGCATCTTGATAGGCACTGACTAATTTAGTTGTTTGATCAGCAGTCACCGTATTTTCACGGAATAATATCACACCGCCAAGATGATAATCCTTTACAAGTTTGGCAATTTCATCGTTCATTACTGTTACATTCTGACCCTTCCAAGTTCTAAAGTCAGGCATTATCATTTGTCCGACCTTTTCCTCCATGCTCATGTGCTTGATGGCATTTCCAATGAGGTCATATCGTTTGCCTTTTTCTTTTCGAACAACGATTTTGTCTTGGTTGCCTTTGTATTGAATCGAAATTCTATCGCTGTAGCTGCCATCGCTAACAGATATAAATGTTTTACCATTGTGACCGGTTAAGGTTACTTCTCCATCTTTAGATATAGATGCAACTTTCTTATTGGATGATTTCCAAGTTAGGTTCTCAGATGCCAGCATAAAGCGGTCATCATCATATACATGGAGTGCATTTAAATCAAGCTTGTTATCACTTACTTCCCGTGTAACTTGTGGAACATTAAGGTCTATCACTAAATCTTCAATTTCCAAAGCAGCCCTCGCCCCTGACAATGGAATCCCTGTTAACAACAGAGCAAATGCTAGAACCGAAGTAATTAATGTTTTAAAAAATTTTCGCATGTTTCTCCTCCTCAAGGAATTCTTTATTTAATAATCTCTTAACTCCCATTCATTTTTAGAAAATCGAAGGGCATTTCCTGATTCGAATTTTGGATTCTGAATATACCATCCACGGGAATTTGCAGATCCATCCGTACGATAAACAAAACGCAATTTCGTCGCATCACCAGGTATAGCCAATTCTTTCTTTTCCCAGCCATTACTTGTGCCTGTTAATAGGGTAAGCTGCTGCCAACTGCCATCTCTATAAATTTCTACAGAACCACTATCCCAGACATTCTCAATCATATGCCAAGTGGTAAAGGTGAGTTTGGTATCATTAGATAAATGAAGATCACTTTCCATTATTCGATTTAGCTTGTCGCCGTAACCTGCAAACCACGCATCACTCTTACCAGGGATGGTGACTGGAATCGAATCCGCTACATGTCTTGCAAATAAGCGTCGGGTTTGGTTAATTGATCCCATACTTCTTGACGGATGGACTCGGTTGGTCAATAAAATAGCAATGGTTTTATTGTTTGGGCTAACTACAATTGATGTCCCTGTATACCCTGTATGACCAAAAGAGTATGTACCTTCTGACAATGCATCCATATACCAACCCTGACCCAATTCCCATCCAAGCCCATGGTCATTCCCAGGGTATGCAGAGTTCTGATTTTG from Neobacillus sp. CF12 encodes:
- a CDS encoding YbaK family protein, encoding MTVITTFKEKRRDKQLKYERSVLKDLSVKTLKERVQQYFGSTRIAQSFVMNTGIEEACYDVALEAYLLGAKFSKFGYYGENIDEVRKRCHREEKHLIDTLYNFLLYWGNGEEGTMSETLYYSCEGYIDVWWKEGYEKAQRRRKLRLH
- a CDS encoding KinB-signaling pathway activation protein; the encoded protein is MTSRIWVRLFMTTLLIGVITTAIVGFIINWNEYVHYFTDFRIINILSALFWFILWGLLYSVISQMGYFAYLTVHRFGLGIFKSVSLWNGVQVVLILFVLFDLVYLRYETFANSRDSVMPYIGLAVLLFIPALVTAWFKAKQTNREAFIPALFFMIVVTVIEWFPVLRVNEHSWVYLMLFPLLACNAYQLLILHKLNLKSQQERQRIESNKTTNKRGNASKKASKKPSI
- the cwlD gene encoding N-acetylmuramoyl-L-alanine amidase CwlD — translated: MSKKKLKVIGFSVGLLLLFLILQYDFVKEDTWGDSWNLPLSGKIILLDPGHGGPDGGAGNSKALEKDIALDISLKVRDYLQEQGALVVMTRETDRDLADEGTKGYSRRKVEDLKKRLKMINNSDNDLFVSIHLNAIPSSRWSGAQTFYAPHFKENAKAAKFIQDELIVNLENTTRKAKPINSVYILKNAKKPGVLVEVGFLSNPHEREQLKKEAYQEKIAASIYQGVVRYFTKEKELKIED
- a CDS encoding DUF3298 and DUF4163 domain-containing protein is translated as MNKKILSLFIFLVILFFSLIFYVVTIFFFGSSENNGGGVTTIINETPPTIPDENIVDFPINQSGNNGGCEKQSQSIEIIKAKYQETLDYPKTSNMPLSCKSIEEKINETLEKHIDSSYQHLLLLEEEEKKQRQRYEEQNGHPVPEEMEYIYSYEYLVSYEVKYNENNLLSVLIFDHTYAGGAHGSTNVTSYNFNVSTGDLILLGDVAKNEANLHAIKQYVITELSKREEIFSEDLQNVTIDNNRPFYFTANGISIKFLESEISPYAAGMPEVFIPNEVFP
- a CDS encoding DUF1343 domain-containing protein, with product MKKLLIGLVALVLLLSTVSAAMAKNDKEKKNKKFRLGIEVLLQDELDLIKDKRVGLITNPTGVDQNVTSIVDLLFNNPEVNLTALYGPEHGVRGSAQAGAYVEQYTDEKTGLPVYSLYGKTKKPTPEMLSNVDVLLFDIQDVGTRFYTYIYTMALAMEAAKENNIPIIVLDRPNPISGTKVEGPVLEDKYSSFIGEYPIPVRHGMTVGELAKLFNSEFEIGADLTVVEMEGWKRNMYYDETPLEWVLPSPNMPTLETAIVYPGAALIEGTNVSEGRGTTKPFELIGAPFINSDNLAAKLNSYKLPGVTFRAASFIPTFSKHANVLSHGVQIHITDRDAYKPFETGLYIVKTIHDMYPNEFQFRTPSAAGISFFDNLVGNGSIRADIEAGKSIEDMKAAWQTGLDEFKEVREKFLLY
- a CDS encoding Mrp/NBP35 family ATP-binding protein; the protein is MLTEVKVKEVLGSLKEPFLHKTLAELNAIEEIKIKEEKSHVSVKLQIAKTGTAEQLQLQTQVVNLLKEAGAQTVGIRFSELPESVLAQHRQAASESEDKGLLASNKTTFIAIASGKGGVGKSTVSVNLAVALARLGKKVGLVDADIYGFSVPDMMGITKRPVVRGEKILPVERFGVKVISMGFFVEDNSPIIWRGPMLGKMLNSFFNEVEWGEVDYLLLDLPPGTGDVALDVHTMLPACKEVIVTTPHPTAAFVAARAGAMALRTDHEILGIIENMAYFESKVTGEKEYVFGKGGGDKLAEDLNTEVLGRLPLNQPDWNDDDFAPSVYQEDHQLGKIYLEIAEKMTSLLKK
- a CDS encoding glycoside hydrolase family 3 protein; the protein is MRKFFKTLITSVLAFALLLTGIPLSGARAALEIEDLVIDLNVPQVTREVSDNKLDLNALHVYDDDRFMLASENLTWKSSNKKVASISKDGEVTLTGHNGKTFISVSDGSYSDRISIQYKGNQDKIVVRKEKGKRYDLIGNAIKHMSMEEKVGQMIMPDFRTWKGQNVTVMNDEIAKLVKDYHLGGVILFRENTVTADQTTKLVSAYQDAAEKYGLLISIDQEGGIVTRLQTGTDMPGNMALGATRSEETAEKVGKAIGEELNALGINMNFGPVLDVNNNPDNPVIGVRSFGENPDLVGKLGNAYIKGLHETGTAATAKHFPGHGDTAVDSHIGLSEVPHDIDRLKKVELYPFQQAMDAGIDAIMTAHVTFPKIDDTKAISKKDGTEIAVPATLSHKVLTGLMREDMGFKGVIVTDAMNMGAISEHFGPVDAAIRAVKAGADILLMPVGIEAVANGLYEAVNSGDISEDRLEQSVERVLTLKLNRSIVKPEVEKSLDEKAANALQVVGSPEHKAIEKEAAEKSITLVKNDAVLPLNVSPEDKIVVVGGSGFSIQLLAGEIQKHHPAAVYINASGPLNTAQLAQVQDAKYIIVGTYTSSVSGRAQDASQMVMTRQLIETGVPVVAVGARNPYDVMSYKDVDAYLVQYGFKPASFEATANTIFGKNNPTGKLPVTIYNHDGSVLYGFDHGLGY
- the gerD gene encoding spore germination lipoprotein GerD, which produces MKGNSLIPLLLFTMLLSSCASPEASGGEQVDYEATKKMVVDILKTDDGKKAIQEVMSDDKMKETLVMDQKVVSDTIQQTLTSENATEFWKKTFSDEKFAQGIAKSMRTENEKLLKDLMKDPEYRGMMIEVFKEPEIQKEMADALKSKEYREHLQTVISETLESPLFKVKMQELLLKAAEATKKEEEKEGES